CCTCATCTACACCGCACTCTAGGTCAAATCAGAGAATTGGGTAAACAAGCGGGTGTCGTATTAAATCCTTCCACCCCTTTAGAATTGATCGATTACGTCTTAGAACTTTGTGATTTAGTGCTAATTATGAGTGTTAACCCAGGATTCGGCGGTCAAAGCTTTATTCCTGGTATCCTGCCAAAAATACAAAAACTACGCCAAATGTGCGACGAACGAGGCCTAGATCCCTGGATTGAAGTCGATGGAGGACTAAAACCAAGTAATACTTGGCAAGTTCTAGAAGTCGGCGCTAACGCGATTGTAGCGGGATCCGCTGTCTTCAAAGCTCCCGACTATGCAACGGCGATCGAAGGAATCCGTCACAGCAAACGTCCAGAATTAGCCACCGTCTAAGCTATTAACCCTCCTCTAATCTTTAGGGGAGGAATTTAATTAAGATTAAGATGAAAAAACCGGATTCACCAATTTTAGTCCGCCCCCTTAAATTGTGGCAAGATCAAACCAATGAACAAGAAGTACGCTTGGAAATCTTACCATTAATTGACGTAATTTTCTGTATTTTAACCTTCTTTATCCTAGCCGCTGTCAGCTTCTCCAAACAACAAGCTATTAATTTAAATTTACCCAGCGCTCGCACCGGACAACCTCAGCTAGAAGAGACGATAGTGGTTAGTCTGGATGAGTTGGGTCAAGTTTACGTAGAACAAGAAAAAGTTACCTCAGAAGAATTAAGTCAAGCAGTGAAGAACTATTATCTTCTTAATCCAGAAGGGATAGTAGTTTTGAACGCAGCCAGAGAAGTTCGCTACAACGAAGTAGTGGAATTGTTGGATGTATTACGAACTTTTGGAGGCGATCGCGTCGCTCTAGCTACTCTACCACTGGAAGGCGCAGAAATTCCTACCTCTGACTCTTCTCTTCCTATTTATTCTCCTCTACGTTAAGGTCTAAAATTCAAGCTTGTTAACCTCAACATAACCCAAGGGAAAAATTTCTTGGGTAAGCTGAAAGTTGTTGACTAGAAGACGGCGATCAAGCGAGAACACATGACATTACATCGGCGACAATTTTTGCTATTTTTCGGTGCAGCAGTAGGAACAGCTCTACTTAAAGCGCCATCTGCAGCTAGAGAAACCACCCTACCCTTCACTCTAGCAACCAGTCCAGAGAATATTAGCTTTTCTCCTGTTAAAGTACCGATTCCTTTAACTATTACTGGTATTGTCCCTGCGGAGCAAATCAACGCTTATCAAAACTATACCGTAGTGGATGATTTAGTCTTACCAGAAGGATTTACCTACCAAGTAATCGCTAGCTGGGGTGATCCTTTGGGAGATTCCCGCTTTGGCTACAATAACGACTATTTAGCCTATATTGCCACAGGTAGCGATGCAGGACTACTAGCTATTAACTTCGAGTATATCAGTGGTCAAACCTGGATGGATACCTATCCCATGGTCATCGGTAAAG
This genomic window from Gloeocapsa sp. PCC 73106 contains:
- the rpe gene encoding ribulose-phosphate 3-epimerase; its protein translation is MPPTQSQKPIVISPSILSADFSKLGAEIQAVDTAGADWIHVDVMDGRFVPNITIGPLIVEAIRPYTQKPLDVHLMIVEPEKYVEDFAKAGADIISVHAEHNASPHLHRTLGQIRELGKQAGVVLNPSTPLELIDYVLELCDLVLIMSVNPGFGGQSFIPGILPKIQKLRQMCDERGLDPWIEVDGGLKPSNTWQVLEVGANAIVAGSAVFKAPDYATAIEGIRHSKRPELATV
- a CDS encoding biopolymer transporter ExbD: MKKPDSPILVRPLKLWQDQTNEQEVRLEILPLIDVIFCILTFFILAAVSFSKQQAINLNLPSARTGQPQLEETIVVSLDELGQVYVEQEKVTSEELSQAVKNYYLLNPEGIVVLNAAREVRYNEVVELLDVLRTFGGDRVALATLPLEGAEIPTSDSSLPIYSPLR